In the genome of Streptomyces lydicus, the window CGTCCCCGGGGTCTTCCTCTGCTCGGCGGCCACCCCGCCGGGAGCCGGCGCCCACGGGATGAGCGGCCACAATGCGGCCCGGTCCGCGCTACGGGCGTTGGGCAGGGCCTGAGCGGAGACACCAGGAAGGCGGGTTCCCGGGCGCGCTGCCCGGGAACCCGCCCGCACGGTCTTCTCAGTGGTGCGTGTGGTGCGTGTGGTGCGTGACGACGCCCGGCGCCATCCGGCCGCAGTTGGAGCCGGAAACGTTGACGCTGACCGACTCGATCGTGCCGCCCCAGTCCACACAGGTGCCCTTCGCGGACAGGTAGACGGGACCGGCGTACGAGGTGTACTTCCCCTCGTCGTAAACCCAGCCGGAACCGCCGTTGGTGGCCGAGAGATACGTGTACATGTACACCGGCTTACCCGGGCTGTTCCGCACCGTCACCACACAGTTCTTTCCGGTCTTTGCGCTGTACGTCAGGTACACGGTCCCCTTTCCGGTGACCGGTACGGAATTCACTACGCTGTAGCCGCTTCCGCAGGCTCCGTTGTATGCGGCGGCCTTTGTTGCCGCGGATGCGGTGGTGGCCGCCGTCATCGTGGCGATACTCGCCACGGCCAGCACTGCGGATCCTGCGATGGCACGTGAACGCTTCATCTGAATTACCCCCGTCGGGTGCGTGCGTCGCGTGGTCTTTTCACAGTGTTGGACAGCGGCCGGCCGCGGATGGTTGCACCGCGGAAGGGAATTCCCCCTTGTTCGACTCCGGTTGTCCAAAAACCGCACACGGGCGGTTCGCGGCGAACGCCGGGCGCACAACGGCGGCCGGTCCCCGGCGCGCCACACGTGGCGCCGGGGACCGGCCGGGAGTAGGAAGGTGAGGCGGTGTCAGCTGCCCTTCGCGAGGACCTTGAGGCGGGTGTAGGTGCCGTTGAAGCGGTTGCGGTCGCCGACCGAGTGGCCCGAGGAGGTGTGCTGCCAGATGCTGTGGTACTCCCAGCCGCGCGGCAGTGAGCCGACGGAGGAGCCGTAGCGCGGGATCCACAGCGGGTTCGTCCTGCCGAACTTGCCGGAGTTGCCGGTGCAGCGCTTCCACCAGTTGGTGGAGGTGTAGATGACCGGGTAGCGGCCGGTCTCCTCCCGGTAGGTCAGCACGAAGTCGCGGATCCAGCTGACCATCGACTTGTGGCTCTTGCCGTAGCAGGTCGCGCCGTAGGGGTTGTACTCCATGTCGAGCGCGCCGGGCAGCGTCCTGCCGTCCCTGGACCAGTCGCCGCCGTGGTCGGCGAAGTACTCCGCCTGGTCGCTGCCGCTGGAGTGGTCGGGCAGCGCGAAGTGGTACGCGCCGTGGATCATGCCGGATGAGTACGAGCCCCGGTACTGCTGCGCGAAGTACGGGTTCGTGTAGCTGGTCCCCTCGCTGGCCTTGACATACGCGAAACGCACCCCGGACTTGCGCAGCGACTTCCAGCCGACCCTGCCGTTGTGGCTGGAGACGTCGACGCCGGACACGGCCCTTCTGGACGACGCCTGCGGCTCCAGACCACCTGCCCGGACGCTGCTGCCCTCGTGGGCCGCGATGGTGGAGCCCATCCAGTCCTGCTCGGGGTGGGCGGGTCTCTTCTCGGAGTCCGACGCCGTGGCGGAGCCGGGCAGCGCGAGGGGCAGAGCGAGCACGGAGAGAAGAGAGACGAGAGTTCCGGCCGCAAGAGGGACTGTACGGCGGGCCGGACCGGATCTGCGCAAGGGCATCGCATGCCTCCGAAGGCCTTCGGTTGAGTCAGGTTCGGCAGCTTTTGAGCAGAATCCTGCCGATAAGAGACTTATACGCAGAACTGCCTGACGCCATGGCCCAACAGGCCGTCGGTCCGCCGACCAGCCCCACATCTCACCCGTCCGGCGGTCAGGGACAACAGGTCGCGCCTTTGGCGCCGTCGCCGGTATCGCACGACAGAGCGAAGCGGGCCCCGGCACTGCCGGGACCCGCTCCACCGCGCAGCGGCGAACGCGCCATTCCGCCGCTTCGCAAGCTGCCTTATGCAGAGCCTGTCGGCTCGCTTGTGTACTCCGTCATACCCGTGGCCTCATCAGGCTGGGCCGGCCGGGAGGGCCGGCGACGGCTGGTCGGCTCCGTCGGCTCAGTAGGCCGAGTTGACGTTGTCGATCGAGCCGTACTTGTCGGCCGCGTAGTTGGCGGCGGCGGTGATGTTGGCGATCGGGTCGGTGAGCTTCTTGGGCGTACCGGACACGTGGTAGCTGTCGAAGGTGGGCTGGATCACCTGCAGCAGGCCCTTGGACGGCGTGCCGTTGACGGCGTTGACGTCCCAGCCGTTGACGGCGTTGGGGTTACCGGCGGACTCCCGCATGATGTTGCGGTGCAGGCCCTCGTAGGAGCCGGGGATGCCCTTGGCCTTCATGATGTCCAGGGACTGGCGGATCCAGCCGTCCAGGTTGTTCGAGTAGCCCTTGATGCCGGTGCGCTCGGTGGAGCGGCTGGCGGCCTGCTGGGCGCTGTGCTGCTCGGCGACGTCGGTGACCTTGGTGTGGCCGGCGACCGAGGCGGTCACGGCACGGCCGGTCTTGGCGTCGTCGGCCTTGCCGGGCTGTCCCTTCGCATCGACGGGCTTGACCGCGGCCGGGGCGTGCGCGGACGCCGCCTGAGCGGTGTCCGGAGCCGAGGTCATGGCCAGGCCCGAGGTGGCACCCGCGCCGGCCAGGACGGCCACGGCGATCTTGTGGGTGCGGGTGATGCGGGTAATGCGGGGCAGGGTGAAGCTAGGCATGCAGATTGACCTCTTCCAGGTACTGGGGACGGGGAGGCGGCCTTTTTGGCGGCGCGTTCCGCACCGGAGGTCTTTGCCGCGATTGCCGTGGGGCGTAAGTCGCAAGCTCGCTCTCAGTGCGTCGGAATCCATGGTTAACGCCGGTCCCGAATCGAGGCAATGGTGCTCGGTACTACTCATCTTCGTGAGGTAAACCCGGATACCTGAAGTGATAAGCGTTTCTGGCG includes:
- a CDS encoding spore-associated protein A, yielding MKRSRAIAGSAVLAVASIATMTAATTASAATKAAAYNGACGSGYSVVNSVPVTGKGTVYLTYSAKTGKNCVVTVRNSPGKPVYMYTYLSATNGGSGWVYDEGKYTSYAGPVYLSAKGTCVDWGGTIESVSVNVSGSNCGRMAPGVVTHHTHHTHH
- a CDS encoding lysozyme; this translates as MPLRRSGPARRTVPLAAGTLVSLLSVLALPLALPGSATASDSEKRPAHPEQDWMGSTIAAHEGSSVRAGGLEPQASSRRAVSGVDVSSHNGRVGWKSLRKSGVRFAYVKASEGTSYTNPYFAQQYRGSYSSGMIHGAYHFALPDHSSGSDQAEYFADHGGDWSRDGRTLPGALDMEYNPYGATCYGKSHKSMVSWIRDFVLTYREETGRYPVIYTSTNWWKRCTGNSGKFGRTNPLWIPRYGSSVGSLPRGWEYHSIWQHTSSGHSVGDRNRFNGTYTRLKVLAKGS
- a CDS encoding transglycosylase SLT domain-containing protein, whose amino-acid sequence is MPSFTLPRITRITRTHKIAVAVLAGAGATSGLAMTSAPDTAQAASAHAPAAVKPVDAKGQPGKADDAKTGRAVTASVAGHTKVTDVAEQHSAQQAASRSTERTGIKGYSNNLDGWIRQSLDIMKAKGIPGSYEGLHRNIMRESAGNPNAVNGWDVNAVNGTPSKGLLQVIQPTFDSYHVSGTPKKLTDPIANITAAANYAADKYGSIDNVNSAY